The Streptomyces sp. NBC_00576 genome contains the following window.
ATCCGTCGAACACGTCCGGGATCCATGAGTCGGAGTCGGTGAAGCCCCAGACCGTCACGCCGACGCACCTGGTCACGGCCACACAGGCGTCCATGACCGCCTTGTAGTCGGCCGCCTGCTGGGTCAACTTGACGTCTGTGGCGGGCAGTTGCATACGGATGTCCAGTTCCGTGATCGCCACGTCCACGCCCAGATCGGCGAACCGCTGGATGTTCTGCTGGAGGGACGACGGATACTGACCGAGGATCAGGTGCGCCTGCAGGCCCACCCCGTCGATCGGAATCCCGCGCTCCTTCAGGGACTTGACCAGGTTGTACAGGGCCGTGCTCTTCGCGTTGACGCCCTCGACGTTGTAGTCGTTGATGTAGAGCTTCGCCGTGGGGTCGGCCGCCCGCGCCCAGGTCAGGGCCTGCGCGATGTAGTCGGTGCCGAGGGTGTTGGACCAGAGCGTCGAGCGGTAGGTGCCGTCCTCGTTGAAGGGCTCGTTCACCACGTCCCAGGCCGCCAACTTGCCCTTGTAGCGCGTTACTTCGGTGGTGATGTGGTCCTGGAGGATCGTGCTGAGCTGGGCCGGTGTCCAGGTGCCGTTCGCCAGCCAGCCCGGGTTCTGGCTGTGCCAGACCAGGGTGTGGCCACGTACCTGCTGGTTGTGGGCCTGGGCGAAGGCGACGATCTGGTCGGCCTCGGTCCAGTTGTAGGTGCCCCGGGAGGGCTCCACGGACTCCCACTTCATGGCGTTGCCGGGGGTGAGCGAGTTGAACTGGGCGCCGGCGAGGTCGCCGTAGGTCCCGGTGAGTTTGGAGCCGGTGACGGCTGTGCCTATGACTTTGCCCTTGGCGGTGGCCAGGTCGCGCAGCGGGGGGTCTGCCGCGGTTGCCGTCCCGGCGAGGAGCAGCGTTGCGGTGGTGGCGGTAGTGGTGAGGAGGGCGAGCAGGCGTGCGCGTAAAGCTGTTCTGGAGGGGCTCATTGCGGGTGCCTCCGAAAGTTTCGGCTGTTCAACCGATTGACTTCGGAGCAGTTTGGGGGGTCTTGCGTCACTCGTCAATACGGTTGTGCCGCTAAGGGGCCGGTGGGGCTCTGCGGGTACGTCGTGGTTGTTCGCGCAGTTCCCCGCGCCCCTTGTCAGGCCGGTGGGGCCCTGCGGGTACGTCGTGGTTGTTCGCGTCCCCGCGGCGGAGCCGCAGATCGACACAGCCCCGCGCCCCTGGGCACGCCGTCCTGGCCCCCTCTAGGCCGCCGGCGGTGCCGCCGTGCTGTTGCGGACCACCAGGCTTGTTGCCAGTTCCACCCTCGTTGCTCCCGACGTGCCGTCCTCCTTGCCCAGGTTCAGGACCAGCTTGGCCGCCGTTTCCGCCATCTCCATCAGGGGCTGGCGGACGGTCGTCAGCGGGGGGCCGACCAGGCGGGCGATCGGCAGGTCGTCGAAGCCGACGACGCTCAGGTCCTCCGGGATGCGCAGGCCGAGTTCGCGGGCGGCCTCGTACAGGCCGAGGGCCTGGAGGTCGTTGCCGGCGAAGACGGCGGTCGGGCGGTTCGGGGAGCGCAGGAGTTCGAGGCCGGCGCGGTAGCCCGTCTCGTGGTGGAAGTCGCCGACCTTGAGGAGGGCGGGGTCGACCGGGAGGCCGGCCGTTTCCAGCGCCGCGCGGTAGCCGTCGACGCGGGCGCGGCTGCACATCATCCGGGAGGGGCCGCTGATCGACGCGATGCGGGTGTGGCCCAGTTCGACGAGGTGCCGGGTAGCCGCGAGACCGCCCTGCCAGTTGGTCGCGCCGACCGAGGGCACGTTGTCGCCGGGGTCGCCCGCCGGGTCCATCACCACGAACGGGATGGAGCGGCTGGTCAGCAGCGCCCGCTGGGACTCGTCGAGGCCGGAGAGGACGAGGATCACACCGTGCGGGCGGCGGGCCGCGACCTGGTCGGCCCAGGTGCGGCCCGGGGTGAGACGGCCCGCGCTCTCGGAGAGGACGACGCTCAGCCCCTCCTCCCGCGCCGCGTTCTCCACACCCCGGATGACCTCCATCGCCCACGCGCTCTCCAGCTCGTGGAAGACCAGGTCGATCAGCGGTGAGCGGGTCGCTTCGGCCCGGCGCCGCCGGTAGCCGTACGCCCGCAGCAGGTCCTCGACACGGGTCCGCGTCCCGGGGGCGACATCGGCACGGCCGTTGAGCACCTTCGAAACAGTCGGAGCGGAGACGCCTGCCTCACGGGCGATCTCGGCGAGCGTCGCGGTCTGGGTGGACTGCGGTGTCGTCTGCGTTTCAACAGGTTTCGAGGGTCTCATGGCGGCGATCGTATCCCTGCGCGACCTCTTGACGAAGACCCTGTCCCCCCATAAATTTCCGGAACATTCGAAGTACCACCCGAAAGATTCGTACAGAGACTCGTTCAGGTTTCGTTGAGAACATTCGCGAGAGGTGCTGTCATGGAGTCGAACAGAGGGCGGTCCGCACGGTCCACCGGCACGGCGTTCAGCAGGCGCTGGGTGCTCGGCGCCGGTGCCTCCGCCCTGCTCACCACCGGCCTCAGCGCCTGCGGCTCGGGTGAGGGTTCGGGCGGTGGCGGGGACACGATCACCGCGTTCGTGTACGGGGACGACGCCGTGAAGGTCCAGGCGGCGGCCGTCGCACGGTTCAACAAGTCGGCCGCCAGCAAGACGGCCAAGGGCAAGATCAAGCTGGAGAAGATCCCGGGCTCGGACTATCTGCCCAAGCTGCGTACGGCGATGGGGTCGCCCAGCGCCCCGGACGTCTTCTTCAACTGGGGCGGCGGCTCCATCAAGGCGTACCAGGAGGCCGACAAGATCGTCGACCTGACCGACATCATCGAGAACGACCCGGTGCTGAAGAACGGCTTCCTGCCCTCCGTACTCGCCGCCGGGGACCTCAAGGGTCGTCACTACGGCATACCGATGCGCGGTATGCAGCCGGTGATCCTCTTCTACAACAAGACCGTGTTCGCCGAGCAGAAGCTCCAACCGCCCACCACCTGGGACCAGTTGCTCGACGTCAACACCAAGCTGAAGAAGGCGAAGATCACTCCGTTCGCCCTCGGCGGCTCCGACCTCTGGCCCGAACTGATGTGGCTGGAGTACCTGGTGGACCGGATCGGCGGCCCCGAGGTCTTCCGGCGCATCCAGGACGGCGACGCGGAGGGCTGGGGCGACCCGGCGATTCTGAAGGCCGCCGAGATGGTGAAGGGACTCGTCGACGACGGCGCCTTCGGCTCCAAGTTCACCTCGGTGTCGTACGTCAACGGCGGCGCCCCGGCGGTGTTCGCCAAAGGCAAGGCGGCGATGCATCTGATGGGCTCGTGGGAGTACTCGACGCAGCTCGGCAAGTTCCCCGACTTCGCCAAGTCGAACCTGGGCTGGGCGGCCTTCCCGAAGATCGAGGACGGCGTCGGCGATGTCCGCAACGTCGTCGGCAACCCCACCAACTACTGGTCCATCAACCCCCGTACGCAGAACAAGGACGCGGCGATCGCGTTCCTCAAGGACTGTGCGTCCGAGGCGTACGCGAAGGACCTGGTCGCCCTCGGCGACGTACCGACGACCTCGAACGCTTCGGCGCTGCTGTCCTCCGCGCCCAACCCGGAGTACGCCAAGTTCCAGTACGACCTGGTCCAGCAGGCACCCGCGTTCACGCTCTCCTGGGACCAGGCGCTCGGCGACGAGCTGGGCACGAAGATGCACACGGAGATCGGGAAGCTGTTCACGGGCAAGTCGGCGCCCAGTGAGTTCGTGTCGGCCTGCAAGGGGCTGAAGTGAGCTCAACGGTCACTTCCGGGGGCGAAAAGGTTCAGCGGGGCAAGGTGCGGGCCGGGCGGCCGAGCGCTGTCTGGGCGCTCCCCGCGGTCCTCTTCTTCACCTTTTTCGCGGTCGTCCCGATGGCCCTGGCCTTCTATCTCTCCTTCACCAAGTGGGACGGCCTCGGCGACCCGAAGCCGGTGGGTCTCGCCAACTGGCAGAAGCTGCTGGACGATCCGCGACTGACCCAGTCGCTCGGGATCACCGTCCTTCTGACGGTGGCGAGTTGGGTGTTCCAGACGGTCGTGGCCCTGCTGCTCGGGGTGTGGGCGGCAGGCCCCCAGCGCAACCGGGCAGTGCTCTCGGCGATCTTCTTCGTACCGTTCCTGCTCTCCTCGACCGCCATCTCCATCCTCTTCTACGCCCTGCTCGACCCGAACTTCGGCATCATCCAGAAGGACACCCTCGGCTCGACCAGCGGCGCGTTCCTGGCGATCGTCTTCGTCGGCGGCTGGCAGTTCATCCCGTTCCACACACTGATCTACCAGGGCGGGGCCCGTCAGATCCCCGAGGTCCTCTATCAGGCGGCGGCGATCGACGGCGCGGGCCGCTACCGCCAGTTCTTCTCGATCACGCTGCCGCAGCTGCGGCACACCATCACCACCTCGACCGTTCTGCTCGTCGTCGGCTCGCTGACGTACTTCGAGACGGTCCTGATCCTGACGAAGGGCGGCCCGGGCACGGACACGGCGATCCTGCCGTACCTGATGTACGAGGCGGGCTTCAAGACATACGACTTCGGCTACGCGAGCGCCATCGCGTCCACCCTCGTCCTGGCCGCGACCGGCCTGTCCCTGATCCTCATCCGGCTGACCGGCTTCGGCGGTATGCGCAGTACGCGTGAAGGGATGTGACGGAGTGTCACACGACACGCTTCCTCGTCCCACGACGACCGACAAGCGTCCGGAACGACCGCGGCCGGACGGCCGTCGTCGCCGCAGGCACTGGACGAGGCGGGCCAACCCGCTGGCGGGCCTGGGTTCGATCGTCTGGCTGGTGATCGTCCTCGTCCCGATCTACGCCATGCTGTCGGCCTCGCTCACCGGACCCGACAAGGCCCTCACCGGCAACCCCCTGAAACCGCCCACCGATCCGACCCTCGACAACTACAACACCGTCCTCAACTCGGGCTTCTGGCATCTGCTGAGCAACACGGTGATCGTCGCGGTCACGGTCGTGGGTATCGTCCTCGGGCTCTGCGTCCCGCTGGCGTACGTGGCCGTGCGAACCCGCACCCGCTGGTCGGGCGCGGCCTTCCGGCTGTTCCTGCTCGGGGTGGCGATCCCGGCCCAGGCCGTGGTGGTCCCGCTGTACCTCCTGATCGCCAAACTCGACCTGTACGACAGCCTGTTGGCGGTGATCCTGCCGACGGCGGCCTTCGCGATGCCGGTCTCGGTGCTGGTTCTCACCGGCACCCTGCGGGACATCTCGGAGGACCTGTACGAGGCGATGGCCCTCGACGGCGCCTCCCCCGTCCGCATGCTGTTCCAGCTGACCATCCCCCTGGCCAAGGGCGGTATCAGCACCGTCGTGATCTACGCGGCACTGCAGGCCTGGAACGGCTTCCTCTTCCCGCTGATCTTCACCCAGTCCGACGAACCCCGCGTCCTCACCCTCGGCCTGTTCAACTTCGTGAGCCAGTACGGCGTGAACATCCCCGCCCTGCTCGCGTCCGTCGTCCTCTCCGGCGTCCCGATCTTCGCCGTCTATCTGGTGGCCCGGCGCGCACTGATCGGCGGCCTGATGGGCGTGGGCGGCAAGTGAACCGACGGCCGGTGAACCCACCTTCTCTGACAGGAGTTTCATGACCACGGCTCCCTGGCGTGACCGCGCCCTGAGCGCCGACGCCCGCGTCGACGACCTGCTCTCCCGGATGACCCTGGAAGAGAAGACCGCCCAGCTGTACGGCGTATGGGTGGGCGCCTCGACGGACGGTCACGGGGTCGCCCCGCACCAGCACGACCTGACCGCGGACTATGAGTGGGACGAGCTGATCACCCAGGGCCTCGGCCAGCTCACCCGCCCCTTCGGTACGGCCCCCGTGGACCCGACGCTGGGCGCGCAGGCACTGGCCCGCGCCCAGCGTCGGATTGTCGAGGCGGGCCGCTTCGGCATCCCGGCGCTGGCCCACGAGGAGTGCCTGGCCGGCTTCACGGCCTGGCGTGCGACGGCGTACCCGGTGCCGCTGGCCTGGGGTGCCACCTTCCACCCCGAGCTGGTGGAGGAGATGGCGGCCCGCATCGGCCACGACCTCGCCTCGGTCGGCGTGCACCAGGGCCTCGCCCCGGTCCTGGACGTCGTACGGGATCTGCGCTGGGGCCGGGTGGAAGAGACGATCGGCGAGGACCCGTACCTGGTGGGGACGATCGGGTCGGCTTATGTGCGGGGCCTGGAGTCGGCGGGGATCATCGCCACGCTGAAGCACTTCGCGGGGTACGCGTCCTCGGCCGGCGCCCGCAATCTGGCGCCCGTACGGGCGGGCGTCCGGGAGTTCGCGGACGTGACCCTTCCCCCGTTCGAGATGGCGCTGCGCGATGGCGGGGCGCGTTCGGTGATGGCCGCCTATAACGAGACGGACGGCGTCCCGGCCTCCGCCGATCCGCATCTCCTCACCCAACTCCTGCGCGAGGAGTGGGGGTTCACGGGAACGGTGGTCTCGGACTACTTCGGCATCGCCTTCCTGGAGTCCCTGCACCGGGTCGCGGGGACACCGGCCGAGGCGGCCCACCTGGCCCTGGCGGCCGGCATCGATGTCGAGCTGCCGTCGATGGGGAGTTACGGCGACGCGCTGGTGACGGCGGTACGGGCGGGAGACGTACCGGAGTCGCTGGTGGACCGGGCGGCGCGCCGCGTCCTGACGCAGAAGTGCGAGCTGGGCCTCCTGGACGAGGACTGGCGGCCGGAGCCGGACGGTGGGCCGATCGACCTGGACTCGGCCGGAAACAGGGCGCTGGCCCGCCGGCTGGCGGAGGAGTCGGTGGTACTGCTGGACAACCCGGACGGCCTGCTCCCGCTGGCCCCGGACACGCGGATCGCGGTCGTCGGACCTCGGGCGGCGGACGCATTGGCGATGCTGGGCTGCTACTCGTTCCCCTCGCATGTCCTGCCCAGCCATCCGGAGACCCCGGTGGGAGTCGACATCGCCACGCTCCTGGACTCCCTGCGCGCCGAACTCCCGGACGCCAAGGTGACGTTCGCTCAGGGCTGTGACACCTCGGAGCCGGGCACCGGGGGCTTCGAGGAGGCGGTGGCCCGGACCGCCGAGGCGGATGTGTGCGTGGCGGTACTGGGCGACCGGGCCGGCCTGTTCGGCGGGGGCACGTCGGGCGAGGGCTGCGATGTGGCGGAGCTGCAACTGCCCGGCGTACAGGCCCAGTTGCTGGACGCGCTGGTGTCGACGGGCGTTCCGGTGGTGCTCGTACTGCTCACCGGCAGGCCGTACGCGCTGGGCCCTTGGGACGGTCAACTGGCTGCGGCAGTACAGGCGTTCTTCCCCGGGGAGGAGGGCGGCCCGGCAGTCGC
Protein-coding sequences here:
- a CDS encoding endo-1,4-beta-xylanase, whose product is MSPSRTALRARLLALLTTTATTATLLLAGTATAADPPLRDLATAKGKVIGTAVTGSKLTGTYGDLAGAQFNSLTPGNAMKWESVEPSRGTYNWTEADQIVAFAQAHNQQVRGHTLVWHSQNPGWLANGTWTPAQLSTILQDHITTEVTRYKGKLAAWDVVNEPFNEDGTYRSTLWSNTLGTDYIAQALTWARAADPTAKLYINDYNVEGVNAKSTALYNLVKSLKERGIPIDGVGLQAHLILGQYPSSLQQNIQRFADLGVDVAITELDIRMQLPATDVKLTQQAADYKAVMDACVAVTRCVGVTVWGFTDSDSWIPDVFDGYGAATPYTESFTPKPAYYAIAQSFGGTPSTEGCTATYGVPSQWNSGFTGQVTIACSAGRSLSSWKVSWTYGAGQRVAQAWNATCTQSGAAVTCVNASYNGTVPSGGSVSFGFNGTWSGSNPVPTVTLG
- a CDS encoding LacI family DNA-binding transcriptional regulator; this translates as MRPSKPVETQTTPQSTQTATLAEIAREAGVSAPTVSKVLNGRADVAPGTRTRVEDLLRAYGYRRRRAEATRSPLIDLVFHELESAWAMEVIRGVENAAREEGLSVVLSESAGRLTPGRTWADQVAARRPHGVILVLSGLDESQRALLTSRSIPFVVMDPAGDPGDNVPSVGATNWQGGLAATRHLVELGHTRIASISGPSRMMCSRARVDGYRAALETAGLPVDPALLKVGDFHHETGYRAGLELLRSPNRPTAVFAGNDLQALGLYEAARELGLRIPEDLSVVGFDDLPIARLVGPPLTTVRQPLMEMAETAAKLVLNLGKEDGTSGATRVELATSLVVRNSTAAPPAA
- a CDS encoding ABC transporter substrate-binding protein; its protein translation is MESNRGRSARSTGTAFSRRWVLGAGASALLTTGLSACGSGEGSGGGGDTITAFVYGDDAVKVQAAAVARFNKSAASKTAKGKIKLEKIPGSDYLPKLRTAMGSPSAPDVFFNWGGGSIKAYQEADKIVDLTDIIENDPVLKNGFLPSVLAAGDLKGRHYGIPMRGMQPVILFYNKTVFAEQKLQPPTTWDQLLDVNTKLKKAKITPFALGGSDLWPELMWLEYLVDRIGGPEVFRRIQDGDAEGWGDPAILKAAEMVKGLVDDGAFGSKFTSVSYVNGGAPAVFAKGKAAMHLMGSWEYSTQLGKFPDFAKSNLGWAAFPKIEDGVGDVRNVVGNPTNYWSINPRTQNKDAAIAFLKDCASEAYAKDLVALGDVPTTSNASALLSSAPNPEYAKFQYDLVQQAPAFTLSWDQALGDELGTKMHTEIGKLFTGKSAPSEFVSACKGLK
- a CDS encoding carbohydrate ABC transporter permease, which gives rise to MSSTVTSGGEKVQRGKVRAGRPSAVWALPAVLFFTFFAVVPMALAFYLSFTKWDGLGDPKPVGLANWQKLLDDPRLTQSLGITVLLTVASWVFQTVVALLLGVWAAGPQRNRAVLSAIFFVPFLLSSTAISILFYALLDPNFGIIQKDTLGSTSGAFLAIVFVGGWQFIPFHTLIYQGGARQIPEVLYQAAAIDGAGRYRQFFSITLPQLRHTITTSTVLLVVGSLTYFETVLILTKGGPGTDTAILPYLMYEAGFKTYDFGYASAIASTLVLAATGLSLILIRLTGFGGMRSTREGM
- a CDS encoding carbohydrate ABC transporter permease; amino-acid sequence: MSHDTLPRPTTTDKRPERPRPDGRRRRRHWTRRANPLAGLGSIVWLVIVLVPIYAMLSASLTGPDKALTGNPLKPPTDPTLDNYNTVLNSGFWHLLSNTVIVAVTVVGIVLGLCVPLAYVAVRTRTRWSGAAFRLFLLGVAIPAQAVVVPLYLLIAKLDLYDSLLAVILPTAAFAMPVSVLVLTGTLRDISEDLYEAMALDGASPVRMLFQLTIPLAKGGISTVVIYAALQAWNGFLFPLIFTQSDEPRVLTLGLFNFVSQYGVNIPALLASVVLSGVPIFAVYLVARRALIGGLMGVGGK
- a CDS encoding glycoside hydrolase family 3 N-terminal domain-containing protein, producing MTTAPWRDRALSADARVDDLLSRMTLEEKTAQLYGVWVGASTDGHGVAPHQHDLTADYEWDELITQGLGQLTRPFGTAPVDPTLGAQALARAQRRIVEAGRFGIPALAHEECLAGFTAWRATAYPVPLAWGATFHPELVEEMAARIGHDLASVGVHQGLAPVLDVVRDLRWGRVEETIGEDPYLVGTIGSAYVRGLESAGIIATLKHFAGYASSAGARNLAPVRAGVREFADVTLPPFEMALRDGGARSVMAAYNETDGVPASADPHLLTQLLREEWGFTGTVVSDYFGIAFLESLHRVAGTPAEAAHLALAAGIDVELPSMGSYGDALVTAVRAGDVPESLVDRAARRVLTQKCELGLLDEDWRPEPDGGPIDLDSAGNRALARRLAEESVVLLDNPDGLLPLAPDTRIAVVGPRAADALAMLGCYSFPSHVLPSHPETPVGVDIATLLDSLRAELPDAKVTFAQGCDTSEPGTGGFEEAVARTAEADVCVAVLGDRAGLFGGGTSGEGCDVAELQLPGVQAQLLDALVSTGVPVVLVLLTGRPYALGPWDGQLAAAVQAFFPGEEGGPAVAGVLSGRVTPSGRLPVSVPRERGGQPWTYLQPPLGLADDVSSLDPTPLYPFGHGLSYTSFVWEDFEEAGAAEIGTDGSYEVSVTVRNTGARAGADVVQLYLHDPVASVTRPDVRLIGYERLELAPGAARRVTFRFHADLSAFTDRAGRRIVEPGALELRLGASSADVRHTARVRLVGAVRELGADRRLRCETEVGP